Proteins encoded by one window of Branchiostoma floridae strain S238N-H82 chromosome 6, Bfl_VNyyK, whole genome shotgun sequence:
- the LOC118418499 gene encoding beta-galactoside alpha-2,6-sialyltransferase 2-like isoform X1 produces MYFSRNTDFVAQLLLNLRYRRLRTSHLVIFNFVIHLPGMFTPMWSKRARLVFFYLCVILVLTFIFVHFLFNGNRFQVTFRHKKVAIAVTRAKYMPLSKHDLLCELKNRVWFKTLPSTEGPFKALNYSLLEPKNTLYQLHHDGFKTCAAVMNSAAILGSNLGEEIDSHDAVMRFNNAPLSEEYRADIGVKTTLRLMNSQLLADPSFNFFTDPIYRNITMIVWDPAAYTGDMEEWYQNPDANFFSSYEQRRRMFPRENLYITDPRFYWELWDVLQENTEAMIHPNPPSSGFQGIAVMLSLCDQLDVYEFVPSERISMKCHYYEKWKLNPACTLGWWHDLRAEKYFILRMNQGTKDDITKKGKVTLSGYRANDCKATSHAPALTSLNRGLQLPSRN; encoded by the exons ATGTATTTTTCAAGAAATACCGACTTTGTCGCACAACTTCTCCTAAACCTGCGATATCGGCGTCTACGGACATCTCATCTCGTGATCTTTAACTTTGTAA TTCATTTGCCTGGGATGTTTACACCTATGTGGAGTAAGAGAGCAAGATTGGTCTTCTTCTACCTCTGCGTCATACtagtcttgaccttcatcttcgtCCACTTTCTGTTCAATGGAAATCGCTTCCAAGTCACCTTCCGTCACAAGAAAGTTGCTATTGCTGTGACTCGTGCCAAGTACATGCCCTTGTCTAAACATGACCTTCTCTGTGAACTTAAGAACAGGGTGTGGTTTAAGACACTCCCAAGTACAGAAGGCCCATTTAAGGCCCTGAACTACTCCCTATTGGAACCAAAGAACACCTTGTACCAGTTGCACCATGACGGCTTCAAGACATGTGCTGCAGTGATGAACTCTGCAGCTATTCTAGGATCAAATCTAGGAGAGGAAATAG ATTCTCATGATGCAGTGATGAGGTTCAACAACGCACCACTGTCGGAGGAATACAGGGCGGATATTGGTGTGAAAACCACCCTGCGCCTGATGAACTCACAGCTCCTCGCCGACCCGAGTTTTAACTTCTTCACAGATCCTATCTACAGGAACATCACCATGATTGTGTGGGACCCTGCAGCTTACACTGGGGACATGGAAGAG TGGTACCAGAATCCTGATGCCAACTTCTTCAGCTCATATGAGCAGCGGAGGAGGATGTTCCCCAGGGAGAACCTGTATATTACAGATCCTCGCTTCTACTGGGAGCTGTGGGACGTCCTACAGGAGAACACTGAGGCCATGATCCATCCCAACCCACCCTCCTCAGGCTTCCAAG GTATTGCGGTTATGCTGTCCCTGTGCGACCAGTTGGACGTGTACGAGTTTGTCCCATCGGAGCGgatctccatgaaatgtcacTACTACGAGAAGTGGAAGCTGAACCCAGCCTGTACCCTGGGCTGGTGGCACGACCTTCGCGCAGAGAAATACTTCATCCTCCGCATGAACCAGGGTACCAAGGACGACATCACCAAAAAGGGAAAAGTGACTCTAAGTGGATATCGTGCTAATGACTGTAAAGCTACGTCACATGCACCTGCACTTACTTCTCTCAACAGAGGACTTCAACTACCTTCAAGGAATTAG
- the LOC118418527 gene encoding origin recognition complex subunit 6-like has protein sequence MEGEVVKKIAPKLGISVPNTIKKALELMRMCDARCTNLSSLGVQGSCKAVLCLELAASCQDQPVNKDIAVRLSGVSKKVYSNALQTLGRLLDMQPRASVKDLCVQFGCVGAADLAKDILHRYQDELQTKVSDADISQPMFPAAAVYGSAKQLKIKVDKAKLTSIAATRKTVFDKLCIEMTKHAEKIAEAKKTPGTKSKRTKTFIEELEESFEDGRDSSSTKVARLCDSDDEEEDYEEWKRRILENAARALGEKD, from the exons ATGGAGGGAGAAGTGGTGAAGAAGATTGCCCCAAAGCTTGGAATTTCTGTGCCAAACACAATTAA GAAAGCTCTTGAGTTGATGAGGATGTGTGACGCCAGGTGTACTAACCTGTCCTCCCTGGGGGTGCAGGGGTCATGTAAGGCCGTGCTCTGTCTGGAGCTGGCGGCTAGCTGTCAGGATCAGCCTGTCAATAAG GACATTGCAGTGCGGCTGTCAGGTGTGTCCAAGAAAGTTTACAGCAATGCCCTGCAGACCCTGGGGCGGCTGCTGGACATGCAGCCCAGGGCCAGTGTGAAGGACCTCTGTGTTCAGTTTGGATGTGTTGGGGCTGCGGACTTGGCAAAGGACATTTTGCACAG GTATCAGGATGAGCTTCAGACCAAAGTTTCCGATGCTGATATCTCACAACCAATGTTTCCAGCTGCAGCGGTGTATGGAAGTGCCAA gcAGTTGAAGATAAAGGTGGATAAAGCCAAGCTAACATCCATTGCTGCCACAAGGAAAACTGTCTTTGACAAGTTGTGCATTGAGATGACCAAACATGCAGAAAAAATAGCAG AAGCAAAGAAGACTCCAGGGACTAAATCAAAGAGGACAAAAACATTTATTGAAGAACTTGAAGAATCATTCGAAG ATGGCAGGGACAGCTCATCTACAAAGGTTGCCCGTCTGTGTGACTCAGATGATGAAGAGGAAGACTATGAGGAGTGGAAGAGAAGAATTCTGGAGAATGCTGCAAGAGCTCTTGGGGAGAAGGATTAG
- the LOC118418472 gene encoding ATPase WRNIP1-like, with protein sequence MAAGSRTDLLPCPICGKTYSMVTINSHVDRCLNEGGESQEPAEIGVKRPGDESDPPAKRSKQESVSGGAPQTSAGTFGSPTAKASAKGKVFSSPQSSKTPMFFQKKGTTTSAGNHVQNGPMVGNTRSKPPKEDFRPLAERVRPTCLDLYVGQTKALGAGSMLRLLVEAHDIPSMVLWGPPGCGKTTMAQIIAKNAKQHQNSRFVALSATMSGVDEVRDVIKVAKNEQTMFRRKTILFIDEIHRFNKKQQDTFLPHVESGTIVLIGATTENPSFSLNSALLSRCRVIVLEKLGVEDVELILRRAAHAIGVCVLGEGSEQEDADKEAGGPGTKPVTIQKEAITTLAHLCDGDARTALNGLQTAVRSQMAIHSNHGDKQDTQPVVVTVEHVKEGLQRSHVLYDRAGEEHYNIISAMHKSIRGSDANAALYWLARMLAGGEDPLYVARRLIRCASEDVGLADPSALVQAVATYQACHSIGMPECEVILAQCVVYLARAPKSVEVYTAYTNAKQHVERHQGPLPGVPLHLRNAPTCLMKDLGYGKGYKYNPAYSEPVEQDYLPRELLGTDFFTHQKTDTSYM encoded by the exons atggcggcgggCAGCCGGACGGACTTGCTTCCTTGTCCCATTTGCGGGAAAACCTACAGCATGGTTACAATCAATTCACACGTTGATCGCTGTCTCAACGAGGGTGGGGAGAGTCAAGAACCCGCAGAGATAGGCGTGAAACGTCCAGGCGATGAGAGCGATCCGCCAGCCAAGCGATCAAAACAGGAATCAGTCAGCGGCGGGGCCCCGCAGACGTCAGCTGGCACATTTGGAAGTCCTACCGCCAAAGCCTCCGCCAAAGGAAAAGTTTTCTCATCCCCACAGTCAAGTAAGACGCCCATGTTCTTCCAGAAAAAGGGAACAACAACGTCAGCAGGGAACCATGTACAGAATGGCCCCATGGTAGGCAACACTAGGTCCAAGCCGCCCAAAGAAGACTTCCGCCCCTTGGCCGAGCGTGTTCGCCCCACCTGCCTGGACCTGTATGTCGGGCAGACCAAGGCGCTCGGTGCTGGCTCTATGCTACGTCTGCTGGTGGAGGCACATGACATCCCCTCCATGGTGCTGTGGGGGCCTCCAGGATGTGGCAAG ACAACGATGGCCCAAATCATTGCAAAGAATGCCAAGCAGCATCAGAACAGCAGATTCGTAGCGCTATCGGCAACCATGTCAGGAGTAGACGAGGTCCGAGATGTCATCAAGGTGGCGAAGAACGAGCAGACGATGTTCAGGAGAAAAACCATCCTGTTTATCGATGAGATACACAGGTTTAACAAGAAACAACAG GACACATTTCTGCCACATGTGGAGAGTGGAACCATCGTTTTAATCGGGGCCACCACAGAAAACCCCTCCTTCTCCCTGAACTCTGCCCTACTGAGCCGCTGCAGGGTCATTGTCCTGGAAAAGCTGGGGGTAGAGGATGTGGAGCTGATTCTGAGGAGGGCTGCCCACGCCATAG GTGTGTGTGTATTGGGGGAAGGATCTGAACAAGAAGATGCTGACAAGGAAGCAGGGGGACCAGGGACAAA ACCTGTCACTATCCAAAAGGAGGCCATCACCACTCTAGCCCACCTGTGTGACGGAGATGCCAGAACTGCACTGAATGGGCTGCAGACAGCCGTCAGGTCCCAGATGGCCATccacagtaaccatggtgacaagCAGGACACCCAGCCGGTGGTGGTAACGGTGGAGCACGTGAAGGAGGGACTTCAGAGGTCACATGTCCTGTATGATAGAGCAG GAGAGGAGCATTATAACATCATTTCTGCCATGCACAAGTCCATCCGTGGGTCTGATGCCAATGCTGCGCTGTACTGGTTGGCCCGTATGCTGGCTGGAGGGGAGGACCCACTCTATGTGGCCAGAAGGCTCATCAGGTGTGCCAGTGAGGATGTTG GGCTAGCAGACCCTTCTGCACTGGTACAGGCAGTGGCCACCTACCAAGCCTGCCATTCTATTGGCATGCCAGAGTGTGAG GTTATTCTAGCCCAGTGTGTGGTGTACCTCGCCAGGGCTCCCAAGTCTGTAGAAGTTTACACTGCTTACACCAATGCCAAACAGCATGTGGAAAGACATCAAGGACCTTTACCAG GTGTCCCCCTGCACCTGCGGAATGCTCCCACCTGCCTGATGAAGGACCTGGGTTATGGGAAGGGGTACAAGTACAACCCAGCATACTCTGAACCAGTGGAGCAGGACTACCTGCCCAGGGAGCTCCTGGGGACTGACTTCTTCACACACCAGAAGACAGAtacaagctacatgtaa
- the LOC118418453 gene encoding importin-4-like, protein MAQSLETILENLLVPDNAVIQQATTQLQEAYKDPAIVPALCGVLGASQNPQVRQYAAVLLRRKIAKQWKKFDQETQASLKATLLQVLVQEPERTVRHAAAQIVGAVARHELQEGKWPELLQFIQDLIRDNEPSKREMGMFVLSTVCDTSAQGLQPHFASLFALFNTTLEDVDNRAVPFYTIQAMTSLVEYCGTEEAGTFQKLIPKVLAVIRHLLLQDEDQACEALEIFDELVECEVTIVVPHLKDIMQFCLEVSSNAELGDNIRVKALSFVSWLTRLKKKSILKHKLVEPVLSVVFPIMCTPAAEGEDDPDDTFIDELEASTPSSFASQVIDVMALNLPPEKLITPLMQLVGPALESENPYQRKAGLISMAVIAEGCSDHIQKKCLEPFLQVTCKNISDPNPIIRNAALFTMGQFSEHLQPGITKYHGDIVPLLINHLMQGEHSSKEGITKTYYALEEFVENLGKDILPYLPALMESLLSALTTSQAVHIKELAISAIGAIANAAGEAMVPYFQQVMEQLKPYIVQVLPESHQVLQVQALDTLGMFARTIGEQHFLPMAEECIQLGLKLVEEVDDPDLRRCSYGLFASVSTVLKANMAPYLPNITKHMLGSLRSTEGIIIHHSDETNGVLNFVEEDLTEESEDEDDDDVEGYSVENSYLEEKEDTCNSFGEIAANSGSAFLPYLEECFNEIFKLIEYPAATIRKAAVTAVGQMCVALHKHFQQSNTEDSTGALAKLLSMSVPLMCQLVREDTDRTVAMTTLEVLSEMLKEIKTPVVAGEGHLDGIVTAVRDVLQTKTACQDDDDAEDDQQAEYDTMLIEYSGEVIPSLAVAIPGEQFAPYFAGFLPLLAGRFKRTSTDAERSFAVGTISEAIASMKAAVVPFVPHLYPIMLQAVKDENDEVRSNGVYGLGVLAEHSGEALYQHYPVMLQTLSEVSTIAGQQRRVVDNVCGAVARLIMANISAVPMDSVFPVLVGYLPLQEDFEENTTVYRCVVHLYQAGHPQIQQLLPQLLTAFAQVLGTTQINEEMQSALTAMVKDVHQKFPQDFTGVVSSLPPEQAEKLQVTAAS, encoded by the exons ATGGCGCAATCTCTGGAGACGATCTTGGAGAACTTGCTGGTCCCAGACAACGCTGTCATACAGCAG GCCACCACCCAGCTGCAGGAAGCCTACAAGGACCCTGCCATCGTCCCCGCCCTGTGTGGGGTACTCGGGGCCTCACAGAACCCACAG GTTCGTCAGTATGCAGCTGTGCTACTGAGGAGGAAGATTGCCAAGCAATGGAAGAAGTTTGATCAGGAAACTCAGGCCAG CCTGAAAGCTACACTTCTGCAGGTTTTGGTACAGGAGCCAGA GCGGACAGTGCGACATGCGGCAGCTCAGATAGTTGGAGCCGTGGCCAGGCATGAACTGCAGGAAGGCAAGTGGCCAGAACTGCTGCAGTTTATACAGGACCTCATCAGGGATAATGAGCCTAGCAAGAGAGAG ATGGGGATGTTTGTCCTGAGCACAGTTTGTGACACATCAGCACAAGGACTGCAGCCCCACTTTGCCTCCCTGTTTGCTCTGTTTAACACAACATTGGAAGATGTGGACAACCGTGCAGTACCGTTTTACACCATACAAGCCATGACATCCCTGGTGGAGTACTGTGGTACTGAGGAGGCT GGAACATTCCAGAAGCTGATTCCCAAGGTGTTGGCAGTGATACGACACCTCCTCCTGCAGGATGAG GACCAAGCATGCGAAGCCCTGGAAATATTTGATGAACTGGTAGAATGTGAGGTTACGATTGTGGTGCCACATCTGAAGGATATCATGCAGTTTTGTCTTGAG GTGTCAAGTAATGCTGAGCTGGGTGACAACATCAGGGTGAAGGCACTGTCCTTCGTCAGCTGGCTCACGAGGCTCAAGAAAAAG TCCATCCTGAAGCACAAGCTGGTGGAACCGGTGCTGAGTGTGGTGTTCCCCATCATGTGCACACCTGCTGCAGAGGGGGAGGACGACCCAGACGACACCTTCATCGACGAGTTAGAGGCCAGCACACCATCGTCATTTGCATCACAG GTCATCGATGTCATGGCACTCAATCTTCCTCCTGAGAAGCTCATCACTCCACTG ATGCAGCTGGTGGGCCCAGCCCTGGAGAGTGAGAACCCGTACCAGAGGAAGGCTGGACTCATCTCTATGGCAGTTATAGCAGAGGGCTGCTCAGATCACATCCAGAAGAA GTGTCTAGAACCCTTTCTTCAAGTCACCTGCAAAA ATATCTCTGATCCAAACCCCATCATCAGGAACGCTGCCCTGTTCACCATGGGCCAGTTCTCAGAACACctacag CCTGGAATCACAAAGTACCATGGAGACATTGTTCCTCTCCTGATCAACCACCTGATGCAGGGAGAACACAGCAGTAAGGAAGGCATCACAAAAACGTACTACGCACTGGAGGAGTTTGTGGAAAATCTAG GTAAGGATATCCTGCCATACCTGCCTGCACTCATGGAGAGTCTTCTGTCAGCTCTGACCACCAGCCAGGCTGTGCACATCAAGGAGCTGGCCATCAGTGCTATTGGGGCCATAG CCAATGCAGCAGGTGAGGCCATGGTGCCGTACTTCCAGCAGGTGATGGAGCAGCTGAAGCCGTACATCGTCCAGGTGCTGCCTGAGAGccaccaggtgctgcaggtgcaGGCACTGG ACACATTGGGCATGTTTGCCAGGACTATTGGTGAGCAGCACTTCCTGCCCATGGCGGAGGAGTGTATACAGCTGGGCCTCAAGTTGGTGGAGGAGGTTGATGACCCTGACCTCAGAAGATGCAG CTATGGACTGTTTGCATCTGTATCCACTGTCCTGAAGGCCAACATGGCCCCCTACCTCCCCAACATCACCAAACACATGCTGGGCTCACTCAGGTCTACAGAGGGGATCATT ATCCACCACAGCGATGAGACCAACGGTGTGCTGAACTTTGTGGAGGAGGATCTGACAGAGGAGAGTGAAGACGAAGACGATGATGATGTGGAGGG GTACAGTGTGGAGAACTCCTACCTGGAGGAGAAGGAGGACACCTGCAACTCGTTTGGGGAAATCGCTGCAAACTCTGG GTCAGCATTCCTGCCTTACCTGGAGGAGTGCTTCAAtgaaatcttcaaattgatagAG TACCCAGCAGCCACCATCAGGAAGGCAGCAGTGACAGCGGTGGGACAGATGTGTGTGGCCCTCCACAAGCACTTCCAGCAGTCCAACACTGAAGACAGTACAGGGG CGCTAGCCAAGCTGCTGTCCATGTCAGTACCACTGATGTGTCAGCTGGTCAGGGAGGACACGGACAGgaccgttgccatgacaacactgGAGGTTCTGTCGGAGATGTTGAAGGAGATCAAAACTCCAGTGGTGGCAGGAGAGGGGCATCTGGACGGGATTGTCACAGCTGTCAGAGATGTGCTGCAGACAAAG ACAGCCTgtcaggatgatgatgatgcggAGGATGATCAACAG GCAGAGTATGACACCATGTTGATCGAGTACTCTGGAGAAGTCATCCCTTCTTTGGCTGTTGCAATCCCAGGAGAGCAGTTTGCACCGTACTTTGCAGGATTCCTGCCTCTTCTGGCTGGACGATTT AAGAGGACCAGTACTGATGCAGAGAGGTCGTTTGCTGTGGGAACTATCTCGGAAGCCATAGCCAGCATGAAGGCTGCCGTGGTGCCTTTTGTTCCACATCTCTACCCGATCATGCTCCAGGCAGTGAAGGATGAAAACGACGAGGTGCGGAGTAACGGAGTGTATGGACTAGGTGTGCTAGCCGAGCACAGTGGAGAGGCTCTCTATCA ACATTACCCAGTGATGTTGCAGACTCTGTCTGAGGTGTCCACCATAGCAGGTCAGCAGAGACGAGTGGTGGACAATGTGTGTGGGGCAGTAGCACGACTCATCATGGCCAACATCAGTGCTGTTCCAATGGATTCA GTGTTCCCAGTGCTGGTGGGTTACCTGCCTCTTCAGGAGGACTTTGAAGAAAACACCAcagtgtacaggtgtgtggtTCACCTGTACCAGGCAGGGCATCCTCAG ATCCAGCAGCTCTTGCCCCAGTTGCTGACAGCATTTGCCCAAGTCTTAGGAACTACACAAATAAATGAAG AAATGCAGAGCGCCCTGACTGCCATGGTGAAAGACGTACACCAAAAGTTTCCCCAGGACTTTACAGGCGTGGTGTCCTCCCTGCCACCTGAACAGGCTGAAAAACTCCAGGTGACAGCTGCCTCCTAG
- the LOC118418545 gene encoding beta carbonic anhydrase 1-like codes for MEWACSQGSLEHVIVCGHSNCQILDVLGKSQIQSAPNCRSSPFLSWLTQHGNSTLTRFERYEMDRLQPITFQGISPKELWDAYVDPQCHWTDQDQFSQVNVLQQLQNVSSHGFLKPRLKSGALQLHGMWLDSRQQLPYLFSKEQQRFVQITDNNIDSLL; via the exons ATGGAGTGGGCATGCAGCCAAGGGAGCCTGGAACATGTGATCGTTTGTGGCCACTCCAACTGTCAG ATCTTGGATGTGTTGGGCAAGTCACAGATTCAGTCAGCACCAAATTGCAGGTCCTCCCCCTTCCTGTCCTGGCTGACTCAGCATGGTAACAGCACTCTCACACGGTTTGAGAGGTACGAGATGGACAGACTTCAACCTATCACATTTCAGGGAATCTCGCCAAAGGAATTATGGGATGCATATGTTGACCCTCAGTGCCACTGGACTGACCAGGACCAGTTTTCCCAG GTGAATGTTTTACAACAGCTGCAGAATGTGTCTTCACACGGCTTCCTGAAGCCCAGGTTGAAGTCAGGTGCCTTACAGCTACACGGCATGTGGCTGGACAGCAGACAACAGTTGCCTTACTTGTTTAGCAAAGAACAGCAAAGATTTGTGCAAATAACAGATAACAATATAGACTCTCTATTATAG
- the LOC118418499 gene encoding beta-galactoside alpha-2,6-sialyltransferase 2-like isoform X2: MFTPMWSKRARLVFFYLCVILVLTFIFVHFLFNGNRFQVTFRHKKVAIAVTRAKYMPLSKHDLLCELKNRVWFKTLPSTEGPFKALNYSLLEPKNTLYQLHHDGFKTCAAVMNSAAILGSNLGEEIDSHDAVMRFNNAPLSEEYRADIGVKTTLRLMNSQLLADPSFNFFTDPIYRNITMIVWDPAAYTGDMEEWYQNPDANFFSSYEQRRRMFPRENLYITDPRFYWELWDVLQENTEAMIHPNPPSSGFQGIAVMLSLCDQLDVYEFVPSERISMKCHYYEKWKLNPACTLGWWHDLRAEKYFILRMNQGTKDDITKKGKVTLSGYRANDCKATSHAPALTSLNRGLQLPSRN; this comes from the exons ATGTTTACACCTATGTGGAGTAAGAGAGCAAGATTGGTCTTCTTCTACCTCTGCGTCATACtagtcttgaccttcatcttcgtCCACTTTCTGTTCAATGGAAATCGCTTCCAAGTCACCTTCCGTCACAAGAAAGTTGCTATTGCTGTGACTCGTGCCAAGTACATGCCCTTGTCTAAACATGACCTTCTCTGTGAACTTAAGAACAGGGTGTGGTTTAAGACACTCCCAAGTACAGAAGGCCCATTTAAGGCCCTGAACTACTCCCTATTGGAACCAAAGAACACCTTGTACCAGTTGCACCATGACGGCTTCAAGACATGTGCTGCAGTGATGAACTCTGCAGCTATTCTAGGATCAAATCTAGGAGAGGAAATAG ATTCTCATGATGCAGTGATGAGGTTCAACAACGCACCACTGTCGGAGGAATACAGGGCGGATATTGGTGTGAAAACCACCCTGCGCCTGATGAACTCACAGCTCCTCGCCGACCCGAGTTTTAACTTCTTCACAGATCCTATCTACAGGAACATCACCATGATTGTGTGGGACCCTGCAGCTTACACTGGGGACATGGAAGAG TGGTACCAGAATCCTGATGCCAACTTCTTCAGCTCATATGAGCAGCGGAGGAGGATGTTCCCCAGGGAGAACCTGTATATTACAGATCCTCGCTTCTACTGGGAGCTGTGGGACGTCCTACAGGAGAACACTGAGGCCATGATCCATCCCAACCCACCCTCCTCAGGCTTCCAAG GTATTGCGGTTATGCTGTCCCTGTGCGACCAGTTGGACGTGTACGAGTTTGTCCCATCGGAGCGgatctccatgaaatgtcacTACTACGAGAAGTGGAAGCTGAACCCAGCCTGTACCCTGGGCTGGTGGCACGACCTTCGCGCAGAGAAATACTTCATCCTCCGCATGAACCAGGGTACCAAGGACGACATCACCAAAAAGGGAAAAGTGACTCTAAGTGGATATCGTGCTAATGACTGTAAAGCTACGTCACATGCACCTGCACTTACTTCTCTCAACAGAGGACTTCAACTACCTTCAAGGAATTAG